TGCGCGGGCGTCGGACGGAACAACGGGGGGAGACGGAGCGCTCGGGCGCGGCAGCGGTCATCCCTCGACTATCGCTCTCGACCGCGGGCGCTCCGACGATCTCGGCACCGGATCATGCCGCTCCGCAGGCCGATTCACGGGGCATTTCACCCGGCGCGGAGCGAGCTGTCACCTCTGCGCGCCGGGCTCCATGACAGCCCACGGGCACGTGTGCCGCGGACGTGGTGGGGTTCGCGGCACGGCGCACGGAACGGGGGCCCGGGCACGACGCCCGAGCCCCCGCTCGCAACCGTTCACTCGATCGCGGTCACGGAACCGGCGTCAGTACCACCTGGTCCACGAAGGCTGTCGCATCTCCCGAGGGCGCCGAGCCGCGGAAAGTGATCTGCCGATCGCCCGCCGGGACGGTGAAAGTCGCCGAGGTGTGCGCGGTGAACGTGGCCGTCGGGGGAGCGAAGCTGTCGACGACGACCCCGTCGACCAGCACCTGCACGGTCTGCACCGCGCTGTACCCGGGACGACGCGACGCCTGGTAGCTCAGCGTGTAGTCGCCGGCCGCCATGTCGAGCGTCTGCGTGAACGACCCGTGCTCGCCGTTGCGTGACTGCAGCAGGGCCGTCTGGGTCCCCTCCGGCGCGGTCGGGGCGCCGAAGGCGCTGCCGTTGTGCTGGATGCCGCTGCGCCCGACGAACGACCACCCCTCGGTGAAGGGAGCGGACTTGACGCCCGTCGTGGCGGGAGCTTCGAACCCGGTGTTCTGCAGCTGCGCCGGCTCCGGCGGAACGGGCGCCTCGATGCGGACCGCGTCGAGGAACGCGGTGCGGTCTCCCGACGGCGCCGTCGCGCGGAACGTGATGGTGTGACGACCACCGGCGGAGGTGAACGCGGGAGTCCGCTTGGTCTCGTACGAGCTCGTCGAGCCCACCGAGAACGAGCCGATCACCGAGTCGTCGTAGAGCACGTCGAAGCTCTGCGCGGGATATCCCGAGCGACCCGACAGGGCGAACACCACCTGGTACTCCCCGGCCGGGAACGCCGCCTCCTGCGAGATGGTGCCCTGGACCCCGGCATCCGTCTTCAGGTATCCGACCTGTTGACCCTCCGAGGGGGTGGGAGGTCCGAGGGGACCTTGGCCGTTCTGGATGCCGGAGCGGCTGTTGAAGGTCCAGCCGTTCGTGAACGGGCCGGTCTTCGACTTCGTGCCGCCGGGCTTCTCGAAGCCCGCGTTGGTGAGCGTCACCAGCGGGTACGAGGACGGAAGCTCGGGGCTGACGTAGCAGCGCTGGGTGCCGTTCGGGTTCGGGTCGCCGAGCGTCGCGGCGTCGCACGAGACCGGTCCCGTCTTCGCCTGGTAGGTGAACAGTCCGTCGCCTCCGAAGGCGACGCTCTGCTGACCGGAGAAGAAGCACGTTCCGCCCTCGTTCGCGCAGAGGGTGTATCCGTCCGGGCCCTGCGAGACCCCGCCGACCTTGAACAGGCGGCTGGTGACCCCGGAGTCCTGCTTGCCCGTCGCGAAGGCGGCGGCCCGGTAGAGCTTCGTCGAGGTCTCGGCGAGGATCAGCGGCCGTTCGTACAGCGTCGAGTTCGCCGTGGGCGCCGAACCGTCGGTGGTGTAACGGATCTGCGCACCCGAGGTCGGAGTGGACAGCGTCAGCACCTCGGAACCGGCGTACACGCCGCTGTCGAGGTCGAACTGGACGGGGTCGACTCGACCGGCCGTGAGCTGAGGAGTGACGGTGACGCGCGCGACAGCCGAGGACGACGGATCGGCCGTGCTGGTGGCGCGGACCGCGACCGTCCGTTCGGAGTCGACGACGGGCGGGGTGAAGACACCCGCGCTCGTCACCGATCCGTTGCCCGTGCCCTCGACCGACCAGGTGACCCCGGGGGCCCCGTCGAGAACCTCGGCGGTGAGCGGCAGGGTCGAACCCGAGGCGACCGAGGGGTCGACGTCGCCCAGGCGCACCTGTACGGCGGGGGCGGCCGTCGTGTAGATGGCGAAGGAGTACCCGTCGTCGAGCTGGTCGGAGAAACCGGTCGCGGCGGGCAGCGTCGCTGACACGGTGGGCAGCAGCGCGTTCTTGTCGGGCACGAGGTCGTTGGCGTAGACGACGCGGTGGAAGTCCTTGTTCACGGCGGTGGTGCCGAAGGAGACGTCGAGGTCGGTCGGGGCGGTGCCCTTCGCCTCGACGAGGACGGTGTACTCGCCGGCCGCATCGCGGAAGGCGGCGGTGCGCACATCCGACGTCGACGAGCTGGACTGCAGTACCTGGCTGTGCGCGGGGATGTAGCGGTTCAGCAGACCCGCCGACAGGAATGTCTTGCGCGGCTCGAGGCCGAGGGGGAGGGCGTCCCACATGTTGTAGGTGCCGTTCGTGTCGCCGTCGGGGTCGACGGTCCACGTGCCGTTGAGCTGCCAGACGAGCAGCGAATGCAGACCGAGGTTCGCGCCCGCGATCACGTAGTTGGCGTATCCCGAGTCCCAGCCGCTCGCGTTGTCGTCGGACCACCCGAACTCGGACATGTTCACCGGCTTGCCGCCTGCGACGCTCTTGCGGGCGTTGATGCTCGCCGGCACCGAACCGTACGAGTCGCCGTAGGTGTGGAAGCTGTACTGGTCGAACGCGTCACCGCCGTTCTGTGCCATGTAGGTGGTCCACGCGGGGGCGCCGGTCTCCTCCGGTCCCCAGATCTCGACCTCGTCGCGCAGGCCGTCGGCGACGAGACGCTGATGCACGGCCTGGGCCATCTGCACGTACGCGGCCTGCTGGTCGCCGGGGGCCTCGAAGTCCCAACTTCCGTTGGGCTCGTTGTAGTACGTCAGGTACTTGACGTTGTCGTAGCCGCGGACGTTCTTGAGCTGGTCGATGAGGGCGGACGCGGATGCCGCGTACGCGGCGTTGTCGGCCG
This portion of the Microbacterium testaceum StLB037 genome encodes:
- a CDS encoding chitobiase/beta-hexosaminidase C-terminal domain-containing protein; translated protein: MTSPHPLRRWTALTTTGAVIASLAVAGSVSSAAADTSATVTIDTGTVVQDDFLGIGVNVIPSALMERSRGFGYSDADWAIDAERIATIRPKVARVWFQIDWMEPDKGVYTWDSDRMKAFYKYLDAFKAAGTDIELNFGWKVGSTVHDWFGIPGVDPWTSAPADNAAYAASASALIDQLKNVRGYDNVKYLTYYNEPNGSWDFEAPGDQQAAYVQMAQAVHQRLVADGLRDEVEIWGPEETGAPAWTTYMAQNGGDAFDQYSFHTYGDSYGSVPASINARKSVAGGKPVNMSEFGWSDDNASGWDSGYANYVIAGANLGLHSLLVWQLNGTWTVDPDGDTNGTYNMWDALPLGLEPRKTFLSAGLLNRYIPAHSQVLQSSSSTSDVRTAAFRDAAGEYTVLVEAKGTAPTDLDVSFGTTAVNKDFHRVVYANDLVPDKNALLPTVSATLPAATGFSDQLDDGYSFAIYTTAAPAVQVRLGDVDPSVASGSTLPLTAEVLDGAPGVTWSVEGTGNGSVTSAGVFTPPVVDSERTVAVRATSTADPSSSAVARVTVTPQLTAGRVDPVQFDLDSGVYAGSEVLTLSTPTSGAQIRYTTDGSAPTANSTLYERPLILAETSTKLYRAAAFATGKQDSGVTSRLFKVGGVSQGPDGYTLCANEGGTCFFSGQQSVAFGGDGLFTYQAKTGPVSCDAATLGDPNPNGTQRCYVSPELPSSYPLVTLTNAGFEKPGGTKSKTGPFTNGWTFNSRSGIQNGQGPLGPPTPSEGQQVGYLKTDAGVQGTISQEAAFPAGEYQVVFALSGRSGYPAQSFDVLYDDSVIGSFSVGSTSSYETKRTPAFTSAGGRHTITFRATAPSGDRTAFLDAVRIEAPVPPEPAQLQNTGFEAPATTGVKSAPFTEGWSFVGRSGIQHNGSAFGAPTAPEGTQTALLQSRNGEHGSFTQTLDMAAGDYTLSYQASRRPGYSAVQTVQVLVDGVVVDSFAPPTATFTAHTSATFTVPAGDRQITFRGSAPSGDATAFVDQVVLTPVP